From a single Nymphaea colorata isolate Beijing-Zhang1983 chromosome 4, ASM883128v2, whole genome shotgun sequence genomic region:
- the LOC116252425 gene encoding histone-lysine N-methyltransferase, H3 lysine-9 specific SUVH1-like yields the protein MEAIGSNGFPTSPVPSNTAVLDVKPLRTLSPMTPHPFMSMTGYAPPGSYPFMCFNPYAPYPPGASPSHPSSAPSAVTTQVSTQPSTPEPIPLAEAREVIDVDEISDAPLNPQPSSRKQPKKGSAASVSAPSKVLSSSKRKVKEESKTAEKAEKTSGKSALKKAEISTPSPLVGETKKGKESANSGTSGSRRFAGTGESCKKKQKSYRYKKSRKEVLAEVPEYVTSNLTDRESVERILMIFDAVKRRVNQTNDSYARGATGGSSIRPDLRASTTMTSKALRVNSEKRIGNVPGVYIGDIFYFRIEMCLVGLHAPSMAGIDYMTAKFGEVEDPVAISIVSSGGYEGDVDDGDVLIYSGHGGSCSKEGKQEDQKLERGNLALDRSLGHSVEIRVTRGVKDPSSLNGKVYIYDGLYRIQESWIDKGKGGFSIFKYKLVRLPGQPVLGSLIWKQALAWKENPASREGVIIADLSVGMENTPVCLVNVVDDEKIPPHFFYISRVKYEKAISLMMPISGCKCQNACLSSSTGCNCTQLNSGEFPYVANGILVSRKPVIYECSPNCSCSSICRNRVSQNGVKLHFDVFKTKDKGWGLRSLDPIRSGTFICEYIGDVIPRNKLDDDSYDDEYIFDAGHTRENLLEWDGMYELLGEPRPAKNSQNFESFPFVIDAKKSGNIARFMNHSCSPNVFWQPVLYDHNDETSPHIMFFARKNIPPLMELTYNYGMSKAQTGRCRSRMCLCGSSNCRGYFG from the coding sequence ATGGAAGCCATAGGTTCTAATGGCTTCCCTACTTCCCCTGTCCCTTCTAATACGGCTGTATTGGATGTGAAGCCTCTCCGGACACTAAGTCCTATGACTCCACATCCTTTCATGTCGATGACTGGGTATGCGCCTCCGGGTAGCTATCCCTTCATGTGTTTCAACCCCTATGCTCCTTACCCGCCCGGTGCTTCTCCGTCTCATCCGTCCTCTGCCCCATCGGCTGTTACTACTCAAGTATCTACCCAACCATCAACTCCTGAACCGATCCCTCTCGCTGAAGCACGTGAGGTCATCGATGTTGATGAAATATCTGATGCGCCTCTGAATCCACAGCCATCTAGCCGCAAGCAACCCAAAAAAGGATCTGCTGCATCTGTATCTGCACCCTCCAAGGTTCTGAGTTCTTCTAAAAGGAAGGTGAAAGAGGAAAGCAAGACGGCAGAGAAAGCAGAGAAAACTAGCGGGAAATCTGCCTTGAAGAAAGCTGAAATCAGCACCCCTTCTCCACTGGTTGGCGAAacaaagaagggaaaagaatctGCTAATTCAGGTACCAGCGGTAGCCGCAGGTTTGCAGGTACTGGTGAAAGCTGtaagaagaagcaaaaatcATACAGATACAAGAAGAGTAGGAAGGAGGTATTGGCAGAAGTTCCTGAATACGTCACCTCAAACCTTACTGACAGGGAGTCGGTCGAGCGGATACTGATGATTTTTGATGCAGTAAAGCGGAGGGTCAATCAGACAAATGATTCATACGCCAGGGGAGCAACAGGTGGTAGTAGTATCCGCCCTGACTTGAGAGCCTCAACTACTATGACATCCAAAGCACTAAGAGTGAACAGTGAAAAGAGGATAGGAAATGTCCCTGGGGTGTATATTGGTGATATCTTCTACTTTAGGATAGAGATGTGTTTGGTTGGTCTGCATGCACCAAGCATGGCAGGGATTGACTACATGACTGCAAAATTTGGTGAAGTTGAAGATCCAGTTGCTATAAGCATAGTGTCTTCTGGTGGATATGAGGGGGATGTTGATGATGGAGATGTTCTAATATACAGCGGTCATGGTGGTAGTTGTAGCAAGGAAGGGAAGCAGGAAGATCAGAAGCTTGAACGAGGTAACCTTGCTTTGGACCGAAGCTTGGGTCATTCTGTGGAGATAAGGGTGACGCGTGGTGTGAAGGATCCAAGTTCTCTGAATGGAAAGGTGTATATCTATGATGGCCTCTACAGGATTCAGGAGTCTTGGATTGACAAGGGAAAAGGaggcttttccattttcaagtaCAAATTGGTTCGGTTACCAGGGCAGCCCGTTCTTGGAAGCTTGATCTGGAAGCAGGCTTTGGCTTGGAAGGAGAATCCTGCTTCTAGGGAAGGGGTTATTATTGCTGATTTGTCTGTAGGAATGGAGAATACTCCTGTCTGCCTAGTGAACGTAGTTGATGATGAGAAGATAccacctcattttttttacatttcgAGGGTGAAGTATGAGAAAGCCATCAGCTTGATGATGCCAATATCCGGATGCAAGTGCCAAAATGCATGCCTTTCGAGCAGCACAGGGTGCAACTGCACTCAACTTAATAGTGGTGAATTTCCTTATGTCGCTAATGGGATTCTTGTGAGTCGGAAGCCTGTTATCTATGAGTGCAGTCCAAATTGTTCTTGCTCCTCTATCTGTCGCAACCGGGTGTCGCAAAATGGGGTGAAGCTTCACTTTGATGTGTTCAAAACAAAGGATAAGGGCTGGGGTCTTCGTTCATTGGACCCTATAAGATCAGGGACTTTCATTTGTGAATATATAGGTGATGTTATACCCAGAAATAAACTAGATGATGACAGCTATGATGATGAGTATATCTTTGATGCCGGTCACACTAGGGAGAACTTGTTGGAGTGGGATGGTATGTATGAACTACTTGGAGAACCAAGACCTGCAAAAAacagtcaaaattttgaatcatttCCATTCGTCATAGATGCAAAGAAGTCTGGGAACATAGCTCGCTTTATGAATCATAGCTGTTCTCCAAATGTATTCTGGCAACCTGTATTGTATGATCACAATGATGAAACAAGTCCCCATATAATGTTCTTTGCAAGAAAGAATATTCCTCCATTGATGGAACTCACATACAACTATGGGATGAGCAAAGCTCAAACTGGCAGGTGTAGGTCGAGGATGTGTCTCTGTGGATCCAGTAATTGCAGAGGATATTTTGGTTAG